In Mesorhizobium shangrilense, the sequence CGCCAACGACCGTGATCGCCGTCTTTCTCCAGATGGCGCGCTCGATCGGCCTGCGCGAGGAGCCCGACCAACTGGTCAGCGGTATCTACGATCTCCGGCAGGCGACCGTAGTCATTTGACGTCCGTGTTGCCGTGTTCAGCCGTATCCGGTTGAACACGGCTATGTTCGGAACCCGACACACTGAAGCGGAAGTATTCCGCCGTGTTGCGGCGCGAAACACCTGGTTTTGCCGCTCTTGCTCGCCAACCTCTTTGGTGGCACGCCGATTGCATACGGTAAGTACGATGAAGCATCCATTACGACCACAGCGGTCTCACAATGTCAGGCCGAGGAGGTCTACATGAAACTTGCTCGAACGATCCAAATCAATGCGACAGACGCTGCCCTGTTGAGTGCTGTCCCGCCAATTGAAGCTTTGCCGCGTCCGTCGCGGGTGCCGCTGTCACTCCCCCAGCAGCGGCTTTGGTTCCTATCGCGTCTGGCGGGCGGCAGTGAGGCCTGTCACATCCAGATGGGGCTTCGGCTTCGCGGCGAGCTGGACGAGGCGGCCCTGCAGTCGGCCTTGGACGGGTTGGTGGCGCGTCATGAGATGCTGCGCACCACCTTCGGGGTGAAGGACGGCGAGCCGTTCCAGCAGATCGGGCCAGCGGACGTCGGCCAGCCGCTGGAAAGGAATGATCTGACGGCGGCAGCGGATGTGGAGGCGACACTCCAGGATCTGATGCGCCATGAAGCGCAGGCGGCGTTCGACCTGGAAGCAGGGCCGCTGATCCGCGGACGGCTGGTGCGCCTGGCGGTGGACGATCATGTGCTGCTGATCACCATGCACCGCATGGTCTCCGACGACCGGTCGCGGAGGATCCTGACGCGCGAGTTCAGCGAGCTCTATGCTGCGGCGCGGGAGGGCCGCGCGGATCGGCTGACACCGTTGCCGGTGCAATATGCGGACTACGCCCTTTGGCAGCGCCGTTGGTTGGCGGGCGAG encodes:
- a CDS encoding condensation domain-containing protein codes for the protein MKLARTIQINATDAALLSAVPPIEALPRPSRVPLSLPQQRLWFLSRLAGGSEACHIQMGLRLRGELDEAALQSALDGLVARHEMLRTTFGVKDGEPFQQIGPADVGQPLERNDLTAAADVEATLQDLMRHEAQAAFDLEAGPLIRGRLVRLAVDDHVLLITMHRMVSDDRSRRILTREFSELYAAAREGRADRLTPLPVQYADYALWQRRWLAGEVLERQSAYWLRTLAGAPTVLKLPTDQPRPAQQDYSGSYVEFALHEP